One genomic window of Methyloceanibacter sp. wino2 includes the following:
- a CDS encoding RNA pyrophosphohydrolase, with protein sequence MTDPTKLPYRPCAGVMLLNAEGHVFVGRRPDRGKEASEGCGKWWQMPQGGIDKGEAPEEAARRELWEETGVQKTTFLAQTEEWLVYDLPSELVGVAWKGKYRGQRQMWFAARFEGTERDIDLKPRPDHKAEFDAWRWVPMDELPSLVVPFKQAVYAAVIDAFSHLVVK encoded by the coding sequence ATGACCGATCCCACCAAGCTTCCCTACCGGCCGTGCGCGGGCGTGATGCTGTTGAACGCGGAAGGGCACGTCTTCGTGGGACGGCGCCCGGACCGCGGCAAGGAAGCGTCCGAGGGATGCGGTAAATGGTGGCAGATGCCGCAAGGGGGCATCGACAAGGGCGAGGCGCCCGAGGAAGCTGCCCGGCGAGAGCTGTGGGAAGAGACCGGCGTTCAGAAGACAACGTTCCTCGCACAGACCGAGGAGTGGCTCGTCTACGATCTGCCGTCGGAACTGGTAGGAGTGGCCTGGAAGGGCAAATATCGCGGACAGAGACAGATGTGGTTCGCGGCTCGTTTTGAGGGGACCGAGCGCGATATCGATCTGAAGCCGCGGCCGGACCACAAGGCGGAGTTCGACGCGTGGCGCTGGGTGCCCATGGACGAATTGCCGTCATTGGTGGTGCCGTTCAAGCAGGCTGTTTACGCCGCCGTCATCGACGCGTTTTCTCATCTCGTCGTCAAATAG
- a CDS encoding F0F1 ATP synthase subunit epsilon: MPDPFKFELVSPEKLVFSGDVEQVLVPGAEGDMTIMAKHAPLITTLRPGLLEIDFPDGKRQRFFARGGFAEVIPAGLTVLAERAIDLDELDPAQLSQDIADAEEDVADLSGEAKDKAQMTLEHLRQVQSALSA; the protein is encoded by the coding sequence ATGCCCGATCCGTTCAAGTTCGAACTGGTATCGCCCGAGAAGCTGGTGTTCTCGGGCGACGTTGAGCAGGTGCTCGTTCCGGGCGCCGAGGGCGACATGACCATCATGGCCAAGCACGCCCCGCTCATCACGACGTTGCGCCCCGGGCTGCTCGAGATCGACTTCCCGGACGGCAAGCGCCAGCGCTTCTTCGCCCGTGGCGGTTTCGCCGAAGTGATCCCGGCGGGTCTCACGGTTTTGGCGGAACGGGCGATCGACCTGGACGAACTCGATCCGGCGCAACTCTCGCAGGATATCGCGGACGCCGAGGAAGACGTCGCCGACCTCTCGGGCGAGGCCAAAGACAAGGCTCAGATGACGCTCGAGCATCTCCGACAGGTGCAGTCGGCGCTGAGCGCCTAG
- the atpD gene encoding F0F1 ATP synthase subunit beta, whose translation MANKPVVAETKKQEKRIAEGKGPKGQIRQVTGAVVDVQFDEHLPEILNALETENQGNRLVLEVAQHLGENTVRTIAMDSTEGLVRGQQVVDTGEPIAVPVGAKTLGRIMNVIGEPVDELGPIETSDSRPIHAQAPSYVDQATESEILVTGIKVVDLLAPYAKGGKIGLFGGAGVGKTVLIMELINNVAKAHGGYSVFAGVGERTREGNDLYHEMIESGVNKDPKEGSIEGSKCALVYGQMNEPPGARARVALSGLTVAESFRDEGQDVLFFVDNIFRFTQAGSEVSALLGRIPSAVGYQPTLATDMGALQERITTTQKGSITSVQAIYVPADDLTDPAPATSFAHLDATTVLSRTIAEKGIYPAVDPLDSTSRMLDPRILGEEHYAVARQVQEILQRYKALQDIIAILGMDELSEEDKLTVARARKIERFLSQPFHVAEVFTGSPGVLVDLKDTIAGFKGLCEGDYDHLPEAAFYMVGTIEEAVAKAEKLAAEAA comes from the coding sequence ATGGCAAACAAACCCGTGGTGGCAGAAACCAAGAAGCAAGAGAAGCGCATCGCCGAAGGCAAGGGGCCCAAGGGCCAGATCCGCCAGGTGACCGGCGCTGTCGTCGACGTGCAGTTCGACGAGCACCTGCCCGAAATTCTGAACGCGCTCGAGACCGAGAACCAGGGCAACCGCCTCGTTCTCGAGGTCGCGCAGCATCTTGGCGAGAACACCGTTCGCACCATCGCCATGGACTCGACCGAAGGTCTCGTCCGCGGCCAGCAGGTGGTCGACACGGGCGAGCCGATCGCCGTTCCGGTGGGCGCGAAGACGCTCGGCCGCATCATGAACGTCATCGGCGAGCCGGTGGACGAGTTGGGGCCCATCGAGACCTCCGACAGCCGGCCGATCCACGCGCAGGCGCCGTCCTATGTGGACCAGGCGACGGAATCCGAAATTCTGGTCACGGGCATCAAGGTCGTCGACCTGCTCGCGCCGTACGCCAAGGGCGGCAAGATCGGCCTGTTCGGCGGCGCCGGCGTGGGCAAAACCGTGCTCATCATGGAGCTGATCAACAACGTCGCGAAGGCCCACGGCGGCTACTCCGTGTTCGCCGGTGTCGGCGAGCGCACGCGCGAGGGCAACGACCTCTATCACGAGATGATCGAGTCCGGCGTGAACAAGGATCCGAAGGAAGGCTCGATCGAGGGGTCCAAATGCGCCCTCGTGTACGGCCAGATGAACGAGCCTCCGGGAGCCCGTGCTCGTGTGGCTCTGTCGGGCCTGACGGTCGCAGAGTCGTTCCGCGATGAAGGCCAGGACGTGCTGTTCTTCGTGGACAACATCTTCCGCTTCACGCAGGCGGGTTCGGAAGTGTCCGCCCTCTTGGGCCGTATTCCCTCGGCCGTGGGCTATCAGCCGACGCTGGCCACGGATATGGGCGCCCTGCAGGAGCGCATCACCACCACCCAGAAGGGTTCGATCACCTCGGTGCAGGCCATTTACGTGCCGGCCGACGACTTGACCGACCCGGCGCCGGCGACCTCGTTCGCCCATCTGGACGCCACCACCGTGCTGTCGCGCACCATCGCCGAGAAGGGCATCTACCCGGCCGTGGATCCGCTCGATTCCACCTCGCGCATGCTCGACCCGCGTATCCTCGGTGAGGAGCACTACGCGGTGGCCCGCCAGGTGCAGGAGATCCTGCAGCGCTACAAGGCCCTCCAGGACATCATCGCCATTCTGGGCATGGACGAGCTTTCCGAAGAGGACAAGCTCACCGTGGCCCGCGCCCGTAAGATCGAGCGCTTCCTGTCGCAGCCCTTCCACGTGGCCGAGGTCTTCACCGGTTCGCCGGGCGTCCTGGTCGATCTCAAGGACACGATCGCCGGCTTCAAGGGCCTGTGCGAGGGCGACTACGATCACCTGCCTGAAGCGGCGTTCTACATGGTCGGCACCATCGAGGAAGCCGTCGCCAAGGCCGAGAAGCTTGCAGCCGAGGCCGCTTAA
- a CDS encoding F0F1 ATP synthase subunit gamma: MASLKELRNRIASVKATQKITKAMQMVAAAKLRRAQMAAEAARPYAERMEAVLSNLAEALKGLEGVGSPLMVGTGKDDVHLLVVCSSERGLCGGFNSSIVRKAREKVLELTGQGKEVKILCVGKKGYDQLRRQFKAQIIDVIEFRGIKQLSFEHADQVGQKVRAMFEAGEFDVATLFYAEFKSVISQTPIAQQIIPASIPEGKESGVDLDGAIYEYEPEESEILADLLPLNITTQIFKALLENAASEQGARMSAMDSATRNAGEMIGKLTLNYNRTRQAQITKELIEIISGAEAL, translated from the coding sequence ATGGCCTCGCTAAAGGAGCTTCGGAACCGTATCGCCTCGGTTAAGGCGACCCAGAAGATCACCAAGGCCATGCAGATGGTGGCTGCGGCGAAGCTTCGCCGGGCGCAGATGGCAGCCGAAGCCGCGCGCCCCTATGCCGAGCGCATGGAGGCCGTGCTTTCGAACCTGGCAGAGGCTCTCAAAGGCCTCGAGGGCGTCGGCTCGCCCCTGATGGTCGGGACCGGCAAGGACGATGTGCATCTCTTGGTGGTGTGCTCCTCCGAGCGCGGCCTTTGCGGCGGCTTCAACTCGTCGATTGTCCGCAAAGCGCGCGAGAAAGTGCTGGAACTGACCGGACAGGGCAAAGAGGTCAAGATCCTCTGCGTCGGCAAGAAGGGCTACGACCAGCTTCGCCGCCAGTTCAAGGCGCAGATCATCGACGTGATCGAGTTCCGCGGCATCAAGCAGCTGTCGTTCGAACATGCCGATCAGGTCGGGCAGAAGGTCCGGGCGATGTTCGAGGCCGGCGAGTTCGACGTGGCGACATTGTTCTACGCCGAGTTCAAGTCGGTCATCAGCCAGACCCCGATCGCCCAGCAGATCATTCCCGCCTCTATTCCCGAAGGAAAAGAGAGCGGCGTCGATCTGGACGGCGCGATCTACGAATACGAGCCGGAGGAATCCGAGATTCTCGCCGATCTCCTGCCGCTCAACATCACGACCCAGATTTTCAAGGCGCTGCTTGAGAACGCCGCGTCGGAGCAAGGCGCTCGCATGAGCGCCATGGATAGCGCGACGCGCAATGCCGGTGAGATGATCGGCAAGCTGACGCTGAACTATAACCGGACCCGCCAGGCCCAGATCACCAAGGAGCTGATCGAGATCATCTCCGGTGCTGAGGCCCTCTAG